GAAGGCTGCAAGAGCATGAAGAAGGGTTAAATGAAACTTGTTACACCTATAAAAGAAGACCGGTAAAATTAGTTAGCTGCGAGATGTTTATTGATGTAAATCAAGCTATTGCAAGAGAAAAGCAAATCAAGAAATGGTCAAGAGCAAAGAAGGAAGCATTGATAAACAGCGAATGGAATGATTTGATAAAGTTAAGTAAAAAGAAGTTTGAATAGAAAATTTATCATGCTTCGATACAATCTCACTTTGTTCGGTTACTCAGCATGACAAATTTCCCCTAAAACCATGTCTCTAAAAATCCTCTACCTTTTCACCTCTCCCTCTCTAAAAGGCTCTTCTGTACAGACCAAAGTGCTGAACCAAATAAAATATCTGAACAAAGCAGGTGCAGAATGTAGAGGAGCATTTTTTAGCACAGAGGTAATGGAAATAACTCCACTTAACGAACAGGTGGATTTGATACCTGTGGAGAAATGTGAATGGAAATATTTTAGAAAGATAGGTCAGCGCAGAAATGTAGATAAGCGATTAGAAGAATTTATTAGCAGCAGATTTTCAGAAACAGATGTCTTTTACATTCGATACGCAGGGGCAAGCAAAAAATTATATCAAATAAGCAGGCAATACGGTAGCAAAATAGTTTCTGAACATCAGTCAAAAGAGATTGATGAAATAAGAAGCTTTGAAAATCAACATCCTTTCGGAGTGCGCCCATCCAAATTGTTAAGTCGTTATCTCTATTATTGGAAACCAATATATGATGAAAGAAAATGGGGAATATTATTTGCAAAGAAAATAAAAGCAATAGTTACCGTAACTAATGAAATTGCCCTATATCAACAAACGAAAGGTTCTAAAAATGTCTTAGTATGTTCCAACGGAATAGGCGTAAATGACTATAAGCTACGCAAAATAGCTCTGTTTTCAGAACCGTTGAAGATTTTGTTTCTAAAGGGAACTTCCTCTATATCGGAATGGAATGGTTTTGAGAGATTAATATCCTCAATAGACAGAAACCCCTCAAACAAGATAAAACTTATTGTTTGCGGACATTTAATTGAGGGAGAGATACCCGAAAGAGACTATATTGAGCACAAAGGGTATCTAAACAAGGGACAACTGGATGCATTGTTTAATGAGGTTCATATTGGTGTTTCAACACTTGCACTTTACAATAAGGACTTGCAGGAAGCAGCAGTACTAAAAACAAGGGAATACATTGCAAGAGGGCTTCCCTTTATCTACGCTTATACTGACCCTGACCTAAACGAAGAAACAAACTCTTTTGCCTTGCAGTTTCCCAATGACGATAGCCTTATTGATATGCAGCAAGTAGTGGATTTTGCCAAAAAAGTTCTCTCCGACCCCGAACATCCGCAAAAGA
Above is a window of Bacteroidia bacterium DNA encoding:
- a CDS encoding GIY-YIG nuclease family protein; this encodes MNQYYTYILKCSDGSYYTGITNNIDRRLQEHEEGLNETCYTYKRRPVKLVSCEMFIDVNQAIAREKQIKKWSRAKKEALINSEWNDLIKLSKKKFE